CTGCCTAGGCTATTTTTGCGAACTCTTCAGCCCAAAAAATCATTGTCAAGCAAGCCATCAAGCCGCCGAGCGCCACCCCTCGACGCCCTTGGGCTATTTCACGTTGAGCGGTAGGAGATAAGCCCGACAGAAAAATCGTGCAGGCAAGGCAGCTTTCGAGCAGATGCAGAGAGCTTTTTGTCTTGAGGAATTGCACGACCTCCCAACAAATTGCTCTGTGCATTTTCAAATCTATTCCTCGAAGCTTTTCCTGCATTTTGATAACCCTAGGGCTTTTGAGTAAACCCGGATCTGTGGTGAGGTTAGTCTCGATTACTTGACTGACATTTTGCGGCGTCGCAAGCCTAAAAGTTTCTACCAAGTTTTCAATTAAATCGGTGTTTTCTTTTTTAATCAAGTCAATGACTTGGTTGAACTTGATAGGGTCGGTAAGTGCAATTTCCGTCAAAGATTGAGACAATCCATTTTTCTTGAAAATGTCCCAGAACCATCGCTGGAGAATTTTTAAGCGCTGACCTTTGGCGATCGCCGCCCTGCGTTGCACTTCATGAGCGTCGTATTTAGCAACCCGATTTTCACACGCTTGAACGAGAGCCGGGTCTGAAAAAGAAAAGTGGGCGAAGTGCGGATTTACTAAAACCTCTTTTCCTTGTCGGAAAAACGTGCTTCCAGCCCTTAAGAAAACGGGTTCTTTGCACTCCGGACAAAGCAGCCCCAGTTGTTTGTAATCCTGGTACGTGCAATCTGACGCAGCAACCAATTCACCGCCGTATCTGATGGAGGATGCGTACTTCACGGTTTCACCTGCCCCTTAACTCCGCTTTCCACTTGTCGCATCCAATCTCGCATCGCTTCCTCCTCTTTCTGCCCAGAGGCGATCGCTCCTGGAACAAACTTCGTATACGACTCAGAAGCGAGGTGCTGATTCCCAAGTCGGCTAAACGCCCAACTAATACAGAGCCACTTCACGAGCGCATCGCACTGGAAGGAATTCAAATCAACAGGAGCCTTCGCCTCGTACTTCGCCAGCCAGGTCTTTACCTGGTCGGCTGAATGTCCGGTGAGCGTCCGGACAGCGCGAATCCTTGCATTTTGGTCAATCGCTTCCGGGGTTATTTGTTGGGTTTCAACCGGCTGGGCAGGGCGCGGGTTCTGGTTTGAGTTATCGGGTGCAGGTACAGGAGCGTTTCTCCCAACGGGAAGCTTGATAACGTTTTTGAGCGCTTGGAGAACTTTGGAATCCAAAGACTCGACAGGCGATTGATTCTGCTCTTTATACTCTTTAAAAAGAATCAAATGGGCGTAGATATTTTCTTCATTCTCACGTCCAATGGCGCGAGAAAACCAAACATCGTTGCCGTATTTAGAGCGAAAGCGGCGCTTCCAGATTACGCCTTTCCACTCCACAGCTTTCGCTAATTTATGCCCTTCCCATGATTCTGATTCAACTACTTTCGCGCTAATCGATTGCCAATCAAATCCAGGGTATTCTGCGAGAGTTTTCGTAAATTTTGGTTCGCCCGGATTGGGCGCTGAAATACGGTCTGCCGCATCTGCTAGCCGCGTTAGCGCGGATGCAATCTCTTTAAGATAGTGTTCGACGTGTTCGGCTTCCATTGCTTTTTCTCCTAAGTTGTAGAAGTCAGTAGTTACAAATCAGGCAGTTTGCGATCGCCTAGCAGTATTTCTAACGTTTGCTCCATGTTCCCAGCGATCCTCACAAAAGCTGCTGTAGCCTCCTTGGTTAAGGTTTTGGCTTTTAATCCCCCTCCTGACTTGGTTTCGGTTTCAAGGTTTGCAAGTGTTACTCGGATCAGGACTAGAAAAGCCTCTACAACCATTGGGTGTGTAGCAGGATATTTCCTAGCTATCTGAGTGCGATAAAGTTTCACGATCGCATCTGGAACTGAAACCCCAGAGGCAAGATGCTCGACAAAAATAGCGGAAGTAACTTGCTCGGACGCTGTGATTTCTTGAGCGTTAATTACCCTTTCTAGGGTTTGTACTTCCATGTACTTCATGGGTGAAAGTTTCGAGCTTGCTAAAGTCAAGAAAACCTTTGCCAATGAAATTACTACCGATAAATCTGACACCCCAAGCTCTGCTAAATTTTTGCCGTCTTCTGCCTGTGCGAAAACTGGCTTTCCTTGCTTGGCTTCTTCAATCATTTGGGTAAAAGCTTCCACAACTTCCGATGTAGTCAGCTTTCCCTGTTGAACCTCGGCAATCGCTTCATTCATCTCTTGGATGAGAGCTTCTCTATCTTTTGTAAACATTTTGCTTTTCAGGAATTGAGGTGGACCTTGGTGAATCTCGCCCCTCCATTGTCGCTTTTTGAAGGGGCGATACTCCTGCTATTTCTTAATAACGCGAACTAATTCTTTTTTGTGTTTATCCAACACGTTTTGGCTGGGATTGTAGCCTTTCAAAATGCGCCTGATTCCCGGACTTAAATCGTTCCACTTCACCCCCTTCCAAGGCGCTTCTACGTGTTTGATTTCATCTGGAGCAACTTCTTTAAGAGAACCATCCTCCAAGCGCACCACAACCGAATCCAAAGTGACGCGCTCGACCACTCCCGGCTGAACGGTTGCGATGATGGCGATCGCTTCGGTAAATCGGTACTGGAGGACGGCGGCGCGACGTTCTTGCTTGGCACTATCAATGGGGAGGCGGGAGAAGTCGAAGTTGATGTGGCTCAGTTCTATCCCTCGGAGGTTCCCCCAGACGGCGGCAAGAGCGCCATCACAGAAAGTATCGTTGCGCTGGTAGGTGCCCGCCTTCCAGTTGATAACAACCTTGACGTTGATGATTTCTTCCCATTCGTTGCAGTAGTAGCCGCCCGTGAGAATGTTGCATTGATCCCACTCGGCACGCGCTACTTCCGGCACGTCGCGACCGGCTGTGTGAGCGAGGAAGGCGGTGAGAAAAGCGATCGCTTCCGGTTTAGATTCAGTGCGGGGGTCGTAGATGATTTCCGGTTGCAGGCGAATTGCTACGTTATCTCCAGAAAGCGCTCCGGTAAGTTCTGGTTCTGGGGCGACTTCTTGGGCTTGCGCTTCCAGGTAAGTTTCGACTTCAGCCTGCGCCTGTGCCCAGGATTTGGGCTGGATGAACTCGGCTTCAATTTCGCGAGAGCGATCGCACTCTTGGGACTTTTCGTGGTGGGCGTACACAACCCGGTCGTTGCACGGGCAGTAGCCGCGACCGGAGGGTTCGTTGTAGGACTCGAAAAAAGGGCAGGAAGCGCAGGTGGTAGAAGTCATCGTTTCTTCTACAGTCACCGGGGCTTGGGCGGGTTGGCTTTCCAGAATCAGGTCAATGCAGTCGGCAGTGCGCGCGAGGCATTTTAGTCCCCGTTCTTTGCAAATCGTCCAGATGGAATTCCGGTTGCCGATAGCTTCGAGCTGGGCGCGGGTGTAAAGTGGATTCATATCAGTCCTTCTTCCTGGGGGTCTGGTGGAGAGAGGCGCTTCAGATTCGCAGTCGGTAGCGCTTTCTCTATACCTTTAACCGTAAACTCTCAGTTGATAGTTGTCAACTCTCAGTTGAGGGTTTATATTGGGTTCAGGATGTCAACCGATAATTAAGAGTTGAGGTTTATGAAATGACTCTCCTGATGAAGGTTAGAAAGGTTGTCGAGCGGGAATTCTCAGGACTGGGGGCGCAAATCAAGCGGCTTAGAGAGGCGGATGACCGCTCTTTGATCCAGATTTGCGCCCAGGTTGGCATGACACCAGCTAACTGGTACAAAATTGAGAACGAAGAAACTAAGGTCTTGCCCCTGGAAACTTTACGAAAAATCGAAGCTGTCCTAGAAGCTGATTTGGGCGTGACTTTCGATGATTAATCCTCAGTGCCCTCTCCGTCCTGTAGAGAGCTACCGCGAAATTTTCGTAGATGTCTAAAAATTTTTAACCCTCAGCACAGTTTAGAAGCCGGTGCCGAGGGAAGTTTCAACTTATGGAGATAAGTCAATGTCCAACATAACAGAAACCCAGTTAGCACCCCCGCCCGTTCCCACTTCAGAAATACTTCTCGCTTGCCAGAAGAAGCAGCTGATCAAACAACTAGATTTATTGCAAGGAGCGCTGAATCTTTCTTGTACCACGCATCAGCAGAGGATTGAGAAGCTGCAACGCCAGCTTTCCGAAGAGCGGAGGGTACTGAAGGAGCAGATCAAAGCGATCAGAGAATCGATTGAGCAACTGGGAAGTTAAGGAAGGCTGATGAAAACCGTCGCCCAAGCACAAACAATCGATACTGCTGAAGCCCCGCTTTATAGAGGATGAGAAATGACAGCAAAACTAATTTCACGTCCTGCGAATATAGTTCGATCGTCAGCTAGCAAAAGCGAGTCTACGTCAGGTTCTAAATTAAGCCTAGTAGAACTATTTGCGGGTGCTGGCGGTCTTGCTCAAGGATTCCTGCAAACGGGGCATTACGACCTTATTGCCCTTACTGATATTGATACAGTTGCAAAACAGACGTTTGAATTAAACTACCCAAACCCTGAGACTGAGTACATTTGTGATGATATTAAGAACCTTGGAAGACCTAGCCGACTACTTAAGAAAGCTAATGGTCGAAAAGTTTCAGGCTTGTTGGGTGGGCCACCTTGTCAAGGATTTAGTTTGGCTGGATTAAGGCGACCTGATGACGAGCGCAATCAATATATTGGAGACTATGTGCGGTTTGTTACAGCCCTAAAGCCGGACTTCCTACTAATGGAGAACGTGCCGCAGGTCATCTTTCATCCCCAGTTCAAAGCTCTAATCAAAGCACTGAATAAAGATTTTGAGGTTCAGTTCACTGTTTTGAATGCAGCTCAGTATGGTATAGCCCAAACTCGACACCGGGCTTTTGTCTTGGCGTTTCGTCGAGAGCTAGGCGTCAAACCTGCTTTCCCTGCTCCTACTCACGCTTTTACAAGGCAGGTTGTTTTCAATTATCGCCAGCAGCGTTTAGAAAACTCGCGGTGCAAATCAGCCGATAAAGATGGCATTTTTGGTGCCGATTCTTCGGTTGTCCGTGCAATTAAAGAGATAAAGGCTAATTACCGAGGATTAGGAGAGGTAAAACCTTTAGTCAACGTGTGGGATGCGATCGGCGATCTAGTAAATCGTAGTGCTTCCTCAGCTCCTAACCATGTCCCCCGCGTTCACAAAGGCAAATTGCTAGAACTCATTGAGCGCATTCCTGAAGGTGGTGGGCTAGAGAATATTGACAGCAAGTATCACCCTAAAAGTCACTACTCTCAGGCCTACGGGCGCTTGCATCGTCATGGGCTTGCACGAACTATCACTACTTGTTTTCAGAATGCTGGAAGTGGGCGCTTCATTCACCCGATCGAGCCTCGCACCCTAACAATTCGTGAGGCAGCACGCTTACAAGGGTTTAGCGATGAGTTTGTGTTCTATGGAACCCTGGGAGATCAAATGCGTTTGGTAGGCAATGCTGTCCCACCACTACTAGCTCAGGTGATTGCCGATCGCATCTGGCAGGATCTTTCTACCGTTCTCTAACACTGTAACCATAATTAGAAATCTCTAGAGTAATTTGACTGCAAATGTATAGAAAAATTACTCTAGAGCCTTGGCTTGTCAATTTTGTAACCTGTAAGCTATATTTGGTTACAGTTCATTTGTACTAAGCCTAAAGGACAAGATGCCTAAAGATCCGCAAGACAGTTCTGTATCTCAACGTCTGTTACCTAAGAGTCGTTCGCGCAACGGAAACAAGAGGCGTGAGGCGACCAGCTCCGAGGTTTCATCCGTTTCAGAGTATCAAGAGCCGGAAGAAGACTCGAACGATGGGGACAATGGCGATCGTGCCTCTATTACTGACGAAAGTCTTGCAACCGGATCAGCCTATGTTGGCACACTGATTGCCTTCGAGCAGAAACAATCTCCAAACTATCTGGAGCAACATTTTCGGATTGCCCCTTATGTTCCCTCGCCAAAACCAGGAACGATGGTTGCGGTAGAGGCTATCACTGATGATGGTCGCCATAGTCGTATTTTGGAACGTGTGACCAATGCTTGGGAGGTCAACCCCCACGAAGACGCCTTTAGCTCTAACCTGCGAGAAGTGATACCAATTCGCACAGAATATGCCGAGGAAGGCTCATCGACCGTTATTTATCGTGTTGCAGCGATCGAGCCGCTAAAAGAAGCCATTCTAGATGAGAGTGGTAACGTACTAGAGATTCGAGATGTGCAAACTTTGCCCCGTGCCGGCGCTTTAGTCCACATGGCGACTGGCGATCAGATTGTGAAAGCGTTGGGGCTAGAGGACAACCTAGATCGAGGGATTTATGTCGGAGCTTTGCGAGGTAGCGACATTTCAGTTTTCCTGAAACGCGACGTAATCCAACGTCATATGCTCATTGTTGGAGGGATTGGCACGGGTAAAAGCTACACACGTGGAGTCCTAGCCGAAGAACTCCGTATGCTGGGAGTTCCGCAGGTCAACATCGATGTTAATGGCGAAATGGTTGAGGCAGCGGAAGAGCTAGGTGGAATTAATCTTGAACCAGGTATTGACTTTCAAGTGCCCCTCAGTGCTTTGACCGCAGACGATGTAATTAACGCAATTCCGAGCTTGAACGGCAACATGGTTGATCTCGTGCGTCATGCTCATGAAGAACTGCTGAAGGCTTCTAGGAAGTCAGGCGATCATTTTCTCTTGAACGATTTACTAGACAAAATTAAAGCGGTTGGTCCGGAATTAGAGATGAAAACCGTGACCATCAATCCTGCCAAGAGTCGAACGGAGAGCCTGGGACGAATTACATATTTGGGAACTCCCTATGACTGGAAATCCGTTCTTACGCCAGGAGCCTTTATCAATATCAACTGTAAGGGACTATTGGTGTCTGACCTGCGAATTATCACGGCTGCTGTAGCTCGCGATCTCCAGCGCTTGGGGCAAGCCAAAGAGTTTCCGTTTGTCGCGTTCTCAATCGATGAGTTTCACCTTGTCACCCCTGCGAACCAAGACAGTGTTGCACTTCAGGTTATACGAGAGCTTGCCCGTATTGGTCGGCACGTCCGCATCGGTTTAATTCTGACGACTCAATCCCCTCAAGACGTTGACCGTTCAATTTTGAAACGCTTGCTTACGCGATTTCTTCACGCGATCGAACCAGATCAGCTTGAAGCCTTACGAGGTGTGCTTTCTGATGCTTCAGATGATTTGGTTAAACAACTTCCCAAAATGCCTCAAGGAACTTGCATTTTGACGGGTGCTTACGAAACCATTCGCCACGCTACTGTGGTTCAGGTTCGCAAGCGATCGACGACACATGGTGGCGCAACTCCTGACATTTGGTCAGATTTTGAGGCGGCTGGTTGGGTTGGTAAGCGTCAAATTTCGCAGCCGGAGGAAACCCATGAGTAAGCCAGGGGTTGCAGAGCGAGAGCGCCAAATCGTTAAGTATTTGGCAGATCAGAAGAGTGCTTCTGCCCGTGAAATTTTTGATGATGTATCAGATGTTTTGGAAGATACGGTAACTCGCGTTGCCTACTATAAGGTTCTGGATCGGATGGTGGCTGCGGGCAAGATTGAGGTGCAGTCAGAGGACCCAAAACGGGGACGTATCTACTCTCTCACGCCTACCCTCAACCCAGACAATCCACTCACTCTAGACGATGTTTATGAGTATCTAGCCTACCTGCCAACGACAAAGGCGATCGCAGCGGCAGTAGATGCCCGTGACTACTATGAGGAAAACCGACGAACAATTCTTCACCGCACGGCTCAAGCCCTTTTAGATGAAGATCCGGTCGAATTGTTTTACCGGATGTTAGTCTACATGATTCAACTGGTCGAGAAAGATTTAGAGATTGTTCGCGATCGCGAAATTGTTGACCCTTACTCGCGTCACCGATTTGATGCTGACTATAGCGACCTTGAGCAAGTAGCTTATCGAGGGTTGAGCTTACCTCATAGTGCGATTCATCTTCCAGGGCTACACAAACTTTTCCAAAGCAACGAGGAGCAGTTGGTATGGGACTCAGATGAACTTAGAAAAGCCCTACAAGAACGAGTCTTTGGAGAGAAGTTTATCTATCTTGTAGATGTAGCTTCGGAGCGAGGTTCGTCAGCACGAAAACAAATTGTTGTCTCAGGCAGTGATGGTAGTATGCACGCTAGCACACTGGCATTACAGACAGCTAAGGGCTTTTTTGAAGACCTTGGTGATGCGATTACCATCAATAACAGCACTGCTTACATCTCTCTATCCCAGATGCAGAAGAAGCAGACGGGTAAAAAAGAGATGCTCTATGGAGCACCAGTAACCCGGCAAACACTAGATGACCCGGCGTATAAAGGGATGGTGCTTGCACAGTTCATGTATCCTGACCTTGCTGAGTCAGAGTATGAACACATGGCTCGCTGTGCTACGGATGTGGTGCAGTTTCGCGTGGACGAAGAAGTTTTCACTGGTAAAGCTTACGATATTCTCCCACCCAGAGCACAAATCCCAAAGCCACAAGTTCACATTCGCGACGGCACAATTACCCCCCAAGAGCGCGAATTTGGTCATTATAAACGCCCTGATGCCTACGGGGAAATGGTTCGTGAAGGCATTCGACGCGAACGAACTATTTTGGAGCGAATCATGTCAGCGCGAACGAAGCCGCCAATCTTTGCAGGAGCGGTCAAGTCAACGCAGATGCGAGTATTAAGCCGTCTGGTCAACTGGTATATCTCCAAAGGATCGGCTGCAAGATTTGGCACAGCCATTGAACCTGAGTGGGATCTTTCACGAGCAGCGGCGATTAGCGACAATGCTGCAATGACTGCCTTGCTTGCTGAGTTACCGAACGACCCCAAGGCAGGGAGATACTATGTCACTTGTGCTTTAGTGCGTCAGTTTGCGTCTCTGACCGAATATTACAACTATGAGTTAAAGAAATCGTGGTTGGAGTTCTTTGAGGAAAAACGAGAACAAGCACTGGCTGAACATGACGAACATGGTGGAACATTGCCCTACCATGCCACCATCGACCTTGCAGACGACGACTTCATATTCATGTGCGAGAACGCTGATTTTGTCTATTTCTACATTGGTCATACGGCAGGCGATCCGCCTCCTATGGTTCCACGCTACGAATTTCTCACTTCATTGCGAGGCAAATCGTCAGATAAAGCTTCATCAGCTGTAATTGAACTGGTTTTTCGTTTGGTCGATGCAATAGATTCTGCTGGCTTGGCTTACGATCGAGACCACAATTTCATGAGCAGCAAGATGTTAGTAAAAATCTTGCCCTACCCAATTCAGCAGGCTCATGAATATGCCAAAACACTGGGTAAAAAGCTAGAATCTGAACTCAAATCGATTGTTATTGGTCGGTTGATTGAACTCAAAAAACTACGTTCTAGTGCCTCAGTTGTCTTGCGACCTGTTGCAATTCGAGATTACCTAGAGCGTCATAAACGTTCTTTTGAAAAAGATATTAACAAAGGCAGTGATGAGGTTCGTTAATAGTGGCAAAGTAGAAATTCGACTGAGGAAATGGTGTCTCCGTACGCGGTAGAAACTTTAGAGGGCTATAAGTCTATACTTGCCTAAACCTTTGAAAGGAAGTTTTTTTATGGGCGATATAATTCGAGCTGTTCAGGCAGAAATTTCGTTTGGAAAAGTTTCCATTGATGCTTACAAGTTGCAAAATCACAGGTTTGAGAAACGGTTTGGAGTAACAGGAGTAAGTAGAGTTTTTGGATACTCAGATCAGTGGTTTGGCACCTTCACAAAAAGAGACTCTAAGCGTCTGGAAAGCTTGCGTAAAGCAGGTTTCACGGGTTCACAAATTGAGGTACGTGTTCCCAGGCTTGGCAATGCACCAGGAGCATCTATTGCTAAAACTATCAGCATTAGAGATTTTAATAAGGTGATTGCTTATGAAGCACTTAAGAAAAAGAACACTAAAGCAATTATTTTATTAATTGCTTTATCTGAAGCTGGTTTAGAGCGTATTGTAAGTGACGCCTTTGACGGTGTATCTCTT
This Coleofasciculus sp. FACHB-T130 DNA region includes the following protein-coding sequences:
- a CDS encoding single-stranded DNA-binding protein; the protein is MEAEHVEHYLKEIASALTRLADAADRISAPNPGEPKFTKTLAEYPGFDWQSISAKVVESESWEGHKLAKAVEWKGVIWKRRFRSKYGNDVWFSRAIGRENEENIYAHLILFKEYKEQNQSPVESLDSKVLQALKNVIKLPVGRNAPVPAPDNSNQNPRPAQPVETQQITPEAIDQNARIRAVRTLTGHSADQVKTWLAKYEAKAPVDLNSFQCDALVKWLCISWAFSRLGNQHLASESYTKFVPGAIASGQKEEEAMRDWMRQVESGVKGQVKP
- a CDS encoding helix-turn-helix transcriptional regulator — translated: MTLLMKVRKVVEREFSGLGAQIKRLREADDRSLIQICAQVGMTPANWYKIENEETKVLPLETLRKIEAVLEADLGVTFDD
- a CDS encoding DNA cytosine methyltransferase, which gives rise to MTAKLISRPANIVRSSASKSESTSGSKLSLVELFAGAGGLAQGFLQTGHYDLIALTDIDTVAKQTFELNYPNPETEYICDDIKNLGRPSRLLKKANGRKVSGLLGGPPCQGFSLAGLRRPDDERNQYIGDYVRFVTALKPDFLLMENVPQVIFHPQFKALIKALNKDFEVQFTVLNAAQYGIAQTRHRAFVLAFRRELGVKPAFPAPTHAFTRQVVFNYRQQRLENSRCKSADKDGIFGADSSVVRAIKEIKANYRGLGEVKPLVNVWDAIGDLVNRSASSAPNHVPRVHKGKLLELIERIPEGGGLENIDSKYHPKSHYSQAYGRLHRHGLARTITTCFQNAGSGRFIHPIEPRTLTIREAARLQGFSDEFVFYGTLGDQMRLVGNAVPPLLAQVIADRIWQDLSTVL
- a CDS encoding ATP-binding protein, which translates into the protein MPKDPQDSSVSQRLLPKSRSRNGNKRREATSSEVSSVSEYQEPEEDSNDGDNGDRASITDESLATGSAYVGTLIAFEQKQSPNYLEQHFRIAPYVPSPKPGTMVAVEAITDDGRHSRILERVTNAWEVNPHEDAFSSNLREVIPIRTEYAEEGSSTVIYRVAAIEPLKEAILDESGNVLEIRDVQTLPRAGALVHMATGDQIVKALGLEDNLDRGIYVGALRGSDISVFLKRDVIQRHMLIVGGIGTGKSYTRGVLAEELRMLGVPQVNIDVNGEMVEAAEELGGINLEPGIDFQVPLSALTADDVINAIPSLNGNMVDLVRHAHEELLKASRKSGDHFLLNDLLDKIKAVGPELEMKTVTINPAKSRTESLGRITYLGTPYDWKSVLTPGAFININCKGLLVSDLRIITAAVARDLQRLGQAKEFPFVAFSIDEFHLVTPANQDSVALQVIRELARIGRHVRIGLILTTQSPQDVDRSILKRLLTRFLHAIEPDQLEALRGVLSDASDDLVKQLPKMPQGTCILTGAYETIRHATVVQVRKRSTTHGGATPDIWSDFEAAGWVGKRQISQPEETHE